GAGGTGGGAGTTGAGCATGATGGGTTCACGTTTCCGATTCTTAACCATGTCGTTATGTCGATTTGGGTTGATGTAGTCTATGCGGGAATGGTTCATTGTGTTGGAATTCGAATGGGGTTTGGTTCTGATTTGTATTTCTGTAATACCATGATGGAGGTTTATGCGAAATGTGAGTGTTTGGGTCATGCACGCAaagtgtttgatgaaatgcctAATAGAGACTTGGTCTCTTGGACGTCCATGATTTCTGCATATGTTAATAGCGGTGATATTGTTTGTGCTTTGAATCTTTTTGAGGGAATGAGGAGGGTGTTGGAGCCGAATTCGGTGACCATGATGGCAATGCTGCAAGCTTGTTGTGTTACTGAGGATTTGGTTCTGGGAAGGCTGATTCAATGTCTTGTGGTTAAGAATGGTTTATTGTTTGATGTAGGTCTGCAGAATTGGTTCTTACGAATGTATAGTCGACTAGGTGGGGAAGATGAATTTGTATGTTTTTTCTCTGAAATTGATTGCAAGAATGTTGTTTCTTGGAATATTTTGATATCTTTTTACTCCTCCGTGGGGGATATTGTGAAAGCTGTTGATATCTTCAAACAAATCATGGGTGGTGAAGTTCCACTCATCATTGAGACATTAACCATACTTATATCAGCAACAAAGACATCTGAATCCATGTGTCTGATCCTAGGTGAAAATCTACACTCTCTGGCAATTAAAACTGGTCTCTATGATAGCATTCTGCGGACTTCATTGTTGGATATGTATGCCAAGTTTGGGGAGTTGGACAATTCAACTAGGCTATTTAATGAAATTCCTAATAGGAGCATCATTACTTGGGGGGCCATGATGTCTAGTTTTATTCAAAATGGACACTTTGATGAGGCAGTAGAGATCTTCAGCCAAATGCAAGCTGCTGGCTTGAAACCCAGCCTTGGAATTTTGAAACACTTAATTGATGCTTACGCCCATTTGGGTGCTCTGCAGCTGGGAAGAGGCATACATTGTTACCTCATCCGAATCTATGGATTGGAGATATGTAATACCCACTTAGAAACGTCTCTTATGAACATGTATGTAAGATGTGGAAGCATTGCTTCTGCTAGAaaatgttttgatttgatcATAGTTAAAGATGTTGTGGCGTGGACGTCCATGATTGAGGGATATGGCGCTCACGGACAAGGTATCAATGCCCTCAATCTATATCACCATATGATGAGTGAAGAAGTGGCCCCAAATAGTGTCACGTTCTTGAGTCTGCTATCTGCTTGTAGCCACTCTGGCCTTGTAAGTGAGGGCTGTGAAATCTTTTATTCAATGAGGTCAAGGTTCAATATTAAGCCTGATTTAGAGCATTACACTTGTTTTGTTGATCTTTTGAGTAGATCAACAAGAGTAAGAGAGGCCTTTGCGATTATATTGAGAATGACAAATCTCTGTGATGGTAGGATTTGGGGTGCTCTTATGGGTGCCTGCCGGGTGTATGGAGACACTAAAATCGCTATCTATGCTGCACACAGGCTTCTTGAATTAGAACCTGATAATGTAGGCTATTATACTCTGTTGAGCAATACACAGGCTAGTGTTGGGCAGTGGCATGAAGTTGAAAAACTACGTAGTGTTGTGTATGAGAAGGATCTTGTCAAGAAACCAGGTTGGAGCTTCATTGAGTTAAATGGAACCATTCATGGGTTTGTTTCAGGAGATAGATCACACGGCAAGACCGAtcagatttatgatttattGGTATATCTTAATAGGATAGAATAGGGGAAAGGGGCCTGTGTGAGTTCCCACATCGGATGGGGATGCTAGCGGTGGccttggactgttataaatggtattcaAGCTAGACACTGAGCAATGTGcaagcgaggaggttgagccttgaaggggagtgcacgaggcagtgtgtagcaaggacgctaggccccgaatgggggtggattgtgagatttctcatcagttggggaggagaacgaaacgttctttataagggtgtgaaaacctctttctagcagatgtgttttaaaaaccttaaggagaaACTCGAAAgtgaaagctcaaagaagacaatatctgctaacgccCCCTTGAATGCTCCTTTCCCCAATACTGATCTTCCATGTTTCGTGTTCGTGTTCGTTGTTGTATCTAAGCTATGCAAATGTTGAGAGAAATTTGTTAAATGGTAGAAGTGAAAACCATGTTCAAATTTCACAGTAGCTACCTACCTAGGGTATCAATATCATGCAAGCAACTAAATGTTGTATGGTCAAATGGTTAACCGAAATGGTTTCGGGCACTGAGGTTCTTGGCCTAATGCATAGCTTAGGAAGAAACTGGGTCGAAAGAGttggttgaggattgttgagaggaGTGGTCCCACCtcgtgagtttataagtaaggaacattatctccattggtttgaAATAACCTTTTGATGAAACCAAATGGaaagtcacgagagtttatactcaaagtgaacaatatcatatcataccattgtggaggtcatgattcctaaccgAGCTGACGCATTCCAACGTCCTCTCTCAGttcattcttcattcttcattctAGCTCTATACCTCGTCTACAAATAGATAATTGTCTATGATTATTAAGAAGTTTTGTGCTTAGGTTGAGTAGGTGGTGGTAGTTGCATGATTGCACTTCAAGAACAGTGCCAAATTTACTCCATCTAATAGATATAAGTTGAATTCGATGTTTTTTTGGAGAGGCATAACAAGTTATTGTAGCTATAAGGAAACAATAATGTCCAGAATCAATTACAACTGTTTAAAAAGACTTAGAAGTGAAGTCCTAATAATTACACATTTTAagagttaaattattaaaataattcaaattgaaaCTAGAGATGTTCGGGGATTTCTTCCTTACATAGGAAATGGAGAGGGAGCGaggaatgttttttttttttttctagttaaATAAGTGAAGTTGGGGACGAAATTATATTCTCTATCTATCTTGAC
This genomic window from Cucurbita pepo subsp. pepo cultivar mu-cu-16 chromosome LG01, ASM280686v2, whole genome shotgun sequence contains:
- the LOC111789989 gene encoding pentatricopeptide repeat-containing protein At4g35130, chloroplastic-like, whose product is MQTPSLLLQSCQDLRLLKQIHAYFILSSGFDTVFIASKLIRLYAKFNDLPSAVSVLNAFPHTEPMLWNSIIKSQFDSGLFLSAIMLYKNMREVGVEHDGFTFPILNHVVMSIWVDVVYAGMVHCVGIRMGFGSDLYFCNTMMEVYAKCECLGHARKVFDEMPNRDLVSWTSMISAYVNSGDIVCALNLFEGMRRVLEPNSVTMMAMLQACCVTEDLVLGRLIQCLVVKNGLLFDVGLQNWFLRMYSRLGGEDEFVCFFSEIDCKNVVSWNILISFYSSVGDIVKAVDIFKQIMGGEVPLIIETLTILISATKTSESMCLILGENLHSLAIKTGLYDSILRTSLLDMYAKFGELDNSTRLFNEIPNRSIITWGAMMSSFIQNGHFDEAVEIFSQMQAAGLKPSLGILKHLIDAYAHLGALQLGRGIHCYLIRIYGLEICNTHLETSLMNMYVRCGSIASARKCFDLIIVKDVVAWTSMIEGYGAHGQGINALNLYHHMMSEEVAPNSVTFLSLLSACSHSGLVSEGCEIFYSMRSRFNIKPDLEHYTCFVDLLSRSTRVREAFAIILRMTNLCDGRIWGALMGACRVYGDTKIAIYAAHRLLELEPDNVGYYTLLSNTQASVGQWHEVEKLRSVVYEKDLVKKPGWSFIELNGTIHGFVSGDRSHGKTDQIYDLLVYLNRIE